In the genome of Podospora pseudocomata strain CBS 415.72m chromosome 7, whole genome shotgun sequence, the window CGAGTCCTGCGAGAGTGATGTGACCACTACGGAGGCCAACACCCTTGCCAACACGGGCACCAGAACGCCCTCCGTTCGCTTCACACCCAGTGTTATCGGCTCTTCATCCAGTGTCGTTAGCTCTGTCGCGCCATCCAAGaatgccccccctcctcccagccgTAAGGTCGTCAGACACCGGGTTGGCGGGCCTCAACCAAGGCTCACATCTTCTGCCGACCGAAGTCTCACCGGCGGAGGTCGTATCAAGCTGCTCCCTTCCAGCGCACCCCCCGTCGACACCAGATACCAATGGGACCTGGAGCAACGCCAGCAGGACCTTGAGCGGAACATGATGCACAGGATCGAGCAACTGGAAGCCGAGACACGCGCCCTTCGTGAGAGCGAGGCCAAACTCAAGATGGACCTCGAAGACAGCGCCGCCCAGATATCCGCCACCATGCGAGAAAAGTCtatggctgagggtgagCGCGATCTGGCTCGCAACGAGAGGGCTGCGCTTGAGAGGGAGCGTGAGCGTGAGCGTGAGCAGGAGCGCAGGAGCAGGGACGAACTTCTCTCCAAGCTTGACGCCCAAAAGGCGATCATCGACGAGTTCCGCAGCAACTCAGACCTCACCAAGGGCATCCTGGACGAAGTCGAAAAGGAACGCGACGTTGAACGCACCGACAAGGTTGAACTCTACGGCAAGCTCGAGGCCACCAAGCAAGTTATGGACGAGTTCAGGAACACGATGGACCTGCAAAGGGTCATGATCatggaggctgagcagagcCGTGACGACATCAGggagatcaaggacaagCTCGAAGTCAGGGTGCAGGATCTTGAGAgggagctcgagaagctccaCATCGACCGCAAGGAGCATGAGGATCTCTTGTCTCAACAGATCGTTGCTCTGGATGTTCGCAACAGTGCCCTCCTTGAGCAGCGTGACAACAGAGACAAGGAGATCGCGGAGCTGACGGCCATGCGGGATGCTATGAAAGAGGAGACTGAAGCGCTCAAGGTTCGGGTGTCGGACTTGACTGCAGAGAAATtggccgccgaggaggaacagcAAAACATCAAGATTAAGGCCAGCGGGGAGCTGCAGGAGGTCAGAAgggcagccgaggaggagcagcagagaaTTACAGAGGCtgcagaggaggagcagcaaaGGATCaccaaggcggccgaggaggagcaacaGAGAATTGCACAGGctgcagaggaggagagacGGAGGATCACACAGGCagccgaggaggcggagcAGGCTCTGAGAACGACATTTGCGGCCGACAGGGAGGCTCTTCAAAAGGAGATTGACGAGGGTCAGCAGCCGCTGCGGGCTCGcatcgaggagctggaaaaggagagggaTGCGTTGGAAGCTGCCAAGGCTGCTTTGGAGCAAGAAAGGAGCGACCTGCAGTCGGCACTCAATACCGCCAACGAAGAAATTGCCGCTCTCAAAGCCCAAGTGAAGGAGCTGACACTGTCCGGTTCCGAACAGGCCACCAAGATTTCTgctctggaggaggagcttgcaTCAACCCAGACAGAGGTCAGCAGCCTCAAGGCCCGGATCGATGGTCTCGAGTCGGACAAGCTCGGCCTTCAGCAGAAGCTCTTGGATCTCCAggtcgaccttggcggcAAGCAAATTCAGATCGAGGCGCTCACAACCGACCTTGCCGGCTCTAAAGAGGCCAATATCTCTCTTGCCAGCCAGAAGATTGAGGTGGCCAACCACCTTAACACGGTGCAGGAGTATCTTGTCGCTGCCAGTGCCGAGATTGCACAGCTCAAGACGGAGAAGGACACGATCCAAGCCGAGGCGGACAAGGTTGCTGGCCTGATGAGTTCCAAGGCGGCACTCGAGGACAAGGTTGTGGATCTCGAGGGCAAGATCTCGACACTGGAGAGCAGGATTGCCGTGCTCCAGGCCGAAGCGGACAAGATCCCCGGCCTCACgggcgagaaggaggaggcgttgtGTCAAATCTCGCAGCTCGAAGGAAGGAGCGTCGATCTCCAAGTACGAATCGGTGAACTCCAAGCTGAGCTCTATGCCAGAACCACTGAACTGGAAGGTAAGCTGGCGCAGGTCCAATCTGAGGCGGACAAGGTCCCTACCATCGAGGCAGCCAAAATTGTTCTCGGAGGAAAGGTTTTAGAGCTTCAAGCCAAGGTTGTCGAGCTGCAGACCGAGCTTGCCAAGGATCCAGATGCAGTGGCGGCGGCACTCAGAGTCGAGCTGGAGATCAAGAGTCAGGAGATCACGCGCCGGGTGGGTGAGATCACGGCACTGACAGAGAGCAACTCGGCGCTGTCGGCCGAGCTTGGGGccaccaagcagcagctcgaGACGTTGCACAGCTCCTACAACAGCATCACCGAGTCCTACAACCAGGCAACCGAGCAGATCATCGAACTCCAGCACAAGGTTGAGAAGCTGACCCCCTCTTCGCGCCGGTCCAGCCGGTCCCGCAACGCCTCCCCgcagaagaaggacaaggagaaggacagggaaaaggacaaggagtccagcagcagcaagaaggaTAAGCAACGGGAACTTGTGGTGGTGCGCAACCCTGgcgaccgaggaggagcactGTCAGTCATGCTTCAAATCGCTGCCGCAATCTGAAGTTAACACAGGGCCCTCACTAACATGGGTTTACGTCTACAGGCATCTCGTCAGAAAAAGCGAAATAAAACGCAATTCTCGATCTTCAAGCGTTAACTCGACTCCCACTCCGAGCCCCCGCCATTCCGACGCTTCATTTGCCTCCTCGTCCAAATGCTGAGCACGACACATGCCACGAGACCTCTCTACGCGGTCAACACTAacataccaccaccatcatcatcatcaccaccatcatcaccaccatcatcaccaccaccaccatcatcatcatcatccaccgaACTGAAACAATGAATATACCGCTGAGCAGTCGGATACGAGTCCGATACAGAAGGAGGGACATGTTCTTTGGCGACCAACATCGGGCGGAAGTTTGCTTCTTTGTGTTTCTATCTCCGTGTTTTATTCTTTTCTCTTGCTTCACCATGTACTATCTCTTTCGCCGGAGAACCTCTGCCCTCTTGATCGACCATCTATTCGGCCATCAGCTTCATTGACTTTCGGCCTCGGCCCGGTTCAACAAAAGTCTTTTTGGGTCGACTGTCGTCTTTATTTGTTTTagtttctttcttcttttatCGGTTGGTTGTCTTGGAAAGGCGGGGTCGGGTTAACAGTCACAAGGGGGAGGTATCATTTGAATGGGGTTTGGCTGCTTTGCTTtagtgttttgttttggctttttgctttttggttTAGAATTTCTTGTAATGAGCGCACAGCTCCCTGTTTTATTGTTTTTGGTCATGACTTTTGTTACAGAGTTACGAGTCATGGCGTGATGCAATACTTGATGAGCATTTCAGATGGAAAGGAAAAATAGTAATCATATGCGCAGAGATGGGTGTGAGATTTGGGCATAATTTCTCGTTtatggggagggaagggggaggaaccgaggtggctgtggctgttgaTCCTGTGGCTGGGGAGAATTAATACACTGTTGGAATATTTGTTCAGACTTGACCACGACTCTTCCATTCTCCAAATGGCCTTGAAACATGTCGATTCAAGTGAACATGATTATTCTCGGATCTTGGACTCCGAAGCAGTTTCCAATAACAGAATACCCGGATGCCCAGGATAGGGGTCAAAACACCCGCGAGAAATACGCACCAATAAGATGGGTTGTATTATTCAGGGCTGTGGAATATTAATATGGATGCCGATAGTGTGTCATTCCTCATGGCTCTGTAAATGCCCATCTCTACCGTTTTCGAGATGCAAAAACTTGCCGAGGGCGACGTCATGTAGCCAGAATGTGATAAATACGGTGCTCCAAAGTCACATTTTTGGAGCGCATGACGCGGGCGAGCAAGTTGTTTACTTATCCTTGGACTCAGATCTGAACGAAGATCACGTAGGGTGATTTATGATATTTAGCTTCGATATTGTGTCTGTTTTTTTGGTGCGTTTCGAGACGTCATTAAAggttttccttttcttttcttgacCTCGGAAgtttacatacctacctacctagagAAAACACTTGTATCATGAAGACCTCACTTTTTGCTGCAGCGATTACAGCTCTCGGTAtgccctctcccccattTGTCGCGTTGATCAAGTCAGCGCTGACCGGTCCACAGCGGCACCGGTCGTGTTCGCCCAAGAGCGCGATCCTACCAGTGAAATCTACaccgacccctcctccaacattACGTTCAACACATGGTCGCCGACGCCCTTTGTGACGATTGGTGTGGCGTTACCCCCAGACGCATTGGAGGCTGATGCAGATGAGTTTGTTGGGCTGATCGTGAGTCTTTGCCACCTCCCATGCCCTACAAATGTCAACTAACATTGGCATTCGTCAAGACCTGCTCCGATCCCGCCGGATGGTGCGGCGTTTCTCTCGGAGGCGGCATGGTGTCCAACCTCCTTGTGTTGGCctacccctccccttctAACCCGGACGAGATCTTGACCTCGCTCCGTTGGGCGTCCGACTATGGTCCCCCCATCGAGCCATACAAAGGTGACGCCAAGCTCGCTCAAATATCGTCCACCTTGAACGCAACGCACTACCAGGTTTCGTTCCGTTGTGAAAAGTGCTTGGGAGAGTGGCGCCACGGAGAGGAGCAGCAAGGCGGCTCGTTTCCCAGCAGTGGTGGGTTCCTGCtgtttgggtggtgtcaTGCCTTGAGCGCGCCGTTCGGAGAGGCCGAGTGCGCAGACAAGGCCGAGATGAGCCAGCATGACAGCCAGGGTCTCTTCGGTGCTACTGTGACCAGCTTTACACTAGCTTCATCCGCGGAGGAATATGCTTTGTGGGCCGGGAAGGCGACTGGAGGGGCTGTGGACGGTGAGTGTGTGGTGTGATGTGTCGAAGGGTGGACTTGGCGAAGTCTAGATATGTCTAAAATATAAAGAAGTAATCATTCCTCATCTCTGGAACTGGCTGTTCGATCTCTTTGATTACTGTACCTAACCCCTTGTGCGGCTAGAGTCAAGTTTCGTGTGTTGTCGTGGCCTGCAAGACCGTTACAAGGACTTGGCAATGTTTGGGAGCGATGTCAGAATTGCGGCCAGGAACCCCGAGTACTGTGGTGGTCAGCATTTAGGTCAAGATTCTGATGATGTAAGTGAAGATGACAGAGATGGTAATGGCGTGAACGAAGAGTTCCTGGCTAAGGCGCTAGTACTTGACCAGGAGGAGATGACCATGCACAGTGGTTCTGATTCTGGTCGGATATCGAATccacacctacctacctacctatctacctacctacctacctacctacctgggGACAAACCATGACATATCAGAATCTCGTGTCACCCTGTAGAGTACCGTTCATCCCTTCCACAACAGGGTGCTTAACGAGTCAGCCAATTAGGATGATGCCTTCGGATTTCATGATGAGTCAAAATGAGCGGGTTGTATTAGAGTGTATTGAAGCTCCGAAGGTGACCGGCAATAGCCCGTCAACATTTGTCATATAACCTTTCAGCATCCGTGGAATCTCGGCAGCAACGAAAATACCGAGTCATCTCGGATCGCCTCGAGGATGCCCGTCAGAAATTCAATCTAGATAAATGTTGCAAACCCATCATTGTTGGCGTTGAAAGCATCAACGGCATTCACTGTACCGTATATATTCGGAAAACATGCTGACCCGGCTCCTGACCATCGGCCATATGGCCCTGATCATCTTCCATCTCCAATTTTCTGCCTGCCATCCCTTGACTTCTGGCCCGCGTTATGAGGCAAGAGGAgtcaccaccagccatcGCTATCCAACCCGCGAACTTGCGGGCATCACAGTGATTGACACCTCCCTCGTGCGCTCAGCCCAAGCCTTTGCTCTCGCACACAGCAGCTCAACAACCTACAACCACGTAATGCGCTCGTGGCTGTTCGGCGCCCTCATGGTAAGAACAACGCAACTCTACAACGAACGATTGATCTTGAGATCCAAGCCGTGTCAGCCTTGTTGCACGATCTTGGCTGGTATGTTGTTTTCATCTCTATTTCTTATGTTCTTCTCATGCGCAGGGCTCTGATGTCTCAAGCAGGGACCAAACCCCATCGTCCCCTATCATATCCCCCGACAGACGCTTCGAAGTAGATGGCGCCATTGCCGCCCGTGCCTTTCTCCATGACCACCCTCACGGCAGGAAGTGGAATGAACGCCGCGTGCAACTCGTCTGGGACGCCATCGCTCTGCACACCGAACGAGCCTTGAACTACTTCAAAGAGCCCGCCGTCCGCCTAGTCAGCCAGGGTATAAGCCTTGATTTTGAAACGGCAGAAATAGCGAAAGCCACGTTCGGGATACCTATTTCGGAGTACCAGGCTGTTGTGGCCGAGTTTCCAAAAGAAGGGTTCAAGCAGGCGTTGAACGAGACGTTTGTGTGGCTTTGCCGGGAGAAGCCGGGGAGCACTTATAGTGAGTTTTGCCTTCACCCAGCTTCGCCAGATAAAAAGTGAATGTATTGTGTGCTGACAAGAACTAAAACAGACAACTGGATGCAGCCTTGGGGAGACCGATATGTGGATGGGTATAACTCGAGCGCGAATTTGAGGATCGATATTATTGACAGGAATCTTCCTTGAGCAGTGCACTGGGTTTTGTCGGGACAATGGTCTCAAAGCATATGCTGGAAAAGGGGTAGTTAAGGGGGGATCCACTTTTACCCCTTTTTTGCCattgtggtgatggtctgGGTAGAATAAACTTTCTTTACCACTGGACCGGAATATACTCCGAGATGGTTGACCTGAGATGTCTCATATAAGCACCGCTGGTTGGAGCCCAGTGACCTCTTTGCCGGTGGCTGGGTTATTACTAAAGTTCTGAGTTTTAATTTTGAACAAATGGACATGTGTCGAGGCAAGTTAATGTATAATCTGGCGTGTCAGTTTAGACCTTGTGTGGGTTGGCTGAGCGACATCACAAGCCCGACTGTTTCGCGTGGTGATGCTGCAAACAGCACATCTTGCCGAGAAGAGGGCTTTTGTGGAGATAAGTTCCCAACTTGTGGTGACTCCTTCCTGTGCCTCGTTGTCACTGATGACGGGATGGTCCAGATCCCATAGCTCCGCCTCCTTCGAGTCGCTGAGGTCACCTACGTTAACAGCTCTTGCTATGACTGTCGAGGAGAGATGCTAGTGGGTTGCAAAATGTGGACAAGGGAAAGGACGAGCATGAGAGCCAGAATGAGCGGTAACGGCGAGTAAGAAGCACGTATAAGTAGATAACGAATTGCTGTTTTGGTGACCGAGACAAGGTGCCCGTGCCTGCCTTTGCCTGACGGATTCGAGAAGCTCTTTCTGTTGAGCTGTAGCTATAACAGCGCGATGTGCAAAAGAGTTGTTGGGCACACTCTGTGCTAATCAATGCCAGAAGGGAGCAAATATCTTGGCTAGTCCAACTGTAGGTAAGGTACCAGGTTAAAGACGGCATCGAGTGGCTACGGAAATGTGGCTTCTCCTCCGACCACGGCCCGCCACAGGAGATGACAAGGAGGTACCTGCAGCGATATGCTGCATCGTGCATCATTGAGAAACATGGCCAGGTGCTGTTAGTTGTCAAGGCCGCCATTGGGTCCATTGGGGCCGTTGCGCTAACCTGGGTTGACAGCGCACCAATAGAAAGCATTCGGGGTTTTCACCGCACTTGCAAAGCCGCACACAATTGTTCGAATAATCAAACAAACGGTGAAGCTCCCTGTTTCGAGGAAGGCGGGGCTCCCAGGCTGACTGGTCAGACATGGAAGTTGACGGCCATACCGAGTAATTATATCAGACGAAGAACAGCTCAGTCAGCAAGACACAGGGCTCGCGGCTGGCATTCCATCAATGTCTCGATTGATCGGTCTGCCCGAGAACCTTGCGGGCTTGCAATGGCCACGGACTCGAACCCACTCGGGCGGTTCGGCGGGATCTGACCTGTCCCGTGAAACAGTGCCGTGTTGTTTGCTTCTGTGGCCTGCCGCCCTTCGTCTTGCTGCTCCAGGTGAAAAAAGCGATTATCCGTAATTCGGCGGTGACGTGTtgatccaaccccccctgaGCCCTTACTCACTGGCATGGTATTTTCATGCCATCTTATCGTCCCGGACTCGCAACATCTTGCATTCTGCCAACGCACCTTTCTTCTATCTGGGCTTCACCGCAGATTGCCACACCTGTCCAGATCTCCACCATCAGGAAGGGGGCTTGGCACATGCTGCCCAAATATAGACTCACTTCGACCAGTAGGCAACGGGCCAGGGGTGAGTATCGCCGGGACAGATAACTCATGTCATGATTACGTTGGAGGGCCGGTTGCGATCTGCCAGCTGGACCAGCACACTGGTATAAGAAGGCCCTGCTCGGCCTCTACGAGCTGTCGTTTCTGGCCACCACTTCATCAAAGTTCTACAACACTGTCTGGCGTCACCGTCAAGCACATCTGAGTTCCAGGGTTACCTCGTCTCACTTCATCACAGGCATTCACACCCAAGTACATACCTACCGCACCCTCGAATTAGTTACCATGACGTCCCCCCAGGATCCACACACCAAGCTCTACTCGCACATCAACGGTCAGACCTCAGATCTTCTCGACCGTTACGCCGTCTCGGAGCTTTGCAAAGGCTGGCCGGTTTATCGTGACGCCTCAGAATGGCAAAACTACCGCGATCTCTTCACAGCGGAGGGCGCCTATGTCTGGACCAGTATGCCTTTTTCCTTCCTCCCACTGTGTCCCCTGTGTACTGACAGCAATGACATAGCTTGGTCTGGCCCACGCACGGTAGATGAgttcatctccatctccaaagccggcaaggagaaggacgTCTTTATCATGCATCGCGAGTGTGGTACCCTCGTTGAGCTTGGCAAAGACAAGACTCGGGCAATAGGCAAGATGAAGGCCACCATCACTCACCGCTTCAAGTTTTCCCCTCAACACAGCAACGGAACTCACGCTGCTTCCAACGGCTCCAACGGTACTACCGGCACTCATCCGCATGACGCTGCAAAAGCCGAGGGCGAGTACGAGTTTGACGTTGACTGCGACTGCCGCTTCATTTTTTTCGTCGAGAAGAACGCGTCGACCAACAACGAGTGGAAGACGCGGTATGTGAAGCTCTTTTATGAGAAGGACAAGGTTGTAACGGTAGACGGGTTCACGGCGCCGAGGTTCAGCAAGGCAGAGCTTGAGAGGATACCAAAGGGGTATAAATACTTGGGAGCTGCGCAGGCGAGGCTGGGATACGAAATCGACTTGGACTTGCCCACTGCGTCAGGGGAACTTTGGGACCGCATGTATGGCGAGATGGAGAAGTggctggaggggggaaaggtcGACTTGTTTTGGGAAGGGAAACAATAAGCAATGATTGGAAAGGGTCGCTTGGAGGATATTGGCTGGTGATACGCATTATACCCGTTTGGATCGGGGGATGTCTTTCCATTCCTGTTCTTGTTCATGGCGCATCTTTTTGGTCAGATCTGGCTCAGCATTAGGTAGTTGACGCCAATGGTAGGTGACAAGATGTGCAGTAATAGACTTTCTCATGGCCGCATAGTAGCTGGCGAACCTCTGTTGACCCCTGAACCAAGCCGTTACACAATCGAGGGCGCACACGACATGGATGACAAGTGACGGCTGCCACCTACCCGGAGGCAACACGGTTCCTGGCAGCAAAGTGCTGTCAATGAAGGCGGGTGCAAACAGGCTCACGACCCGTCCAAATGGCGCCATGTTATGATTCCAGCTCTTGGTGACACAGACAGAGCGGCTTCCCTCTCCGTGACATGGCCTGCCTACTCAGGAGAGCTGGCCGATTTCGGAGTTTTGGCAGGTCGTTGAAGGCCAGCAAGGGAGCACACCGCCGCTGCCTGCCGGAGCGTGCATGCGGATCTACCGGTGTTTCGGAGGGCAAAGACAGCATCGAGGTCATGTGAGACTTGTTCTGGGACGTTGTAGGTATTTGTGTGTGTCGACTACTACAGGGGGAATCTCTacagtccaccaccatctccaggCCATTActcggcagcggcggcggcggcagccttctccttggcgaGCTTCCCCATCTTCTCAACAGCCAGATTCAAGCTCGGCAGGTTGGCGCCCTGGATCATTGCTTGGCCGTTGACGGCAACCTGGTTGCCCTccttgaagaagaggaaggtgggCATGGCGGCGACGCTGTATTTCTGGGCGACGGACTGTACGTGATCGACGTTGACcttggcaaaggcaagaaagCCGGGGATCGAGAAGGTAGAAGCCATCTTGGAAAAGTGGGGATTGATGAGCTTGCACGGGCCGCACCAGTCGGCGTGGAAGTCGGCGATGACATACTTGTTCGAcgcgaggaggttgtcgaaCTCTTGGTGCGAGCTAATGTGCTTGACTTGATCGGCCATTTCGAAATTGGTAATGGTCTTTGGGAGAGAGTCGTGTACGAATGGAAAAGCGACggaagggaggagattgGATCAACGGTTTTGGATGCGCGCGCACTCGAAGttttgatggaggagattcGCAATCGCGGGGGATAAAGAGCACAGCCCAGAGAGCTCCATCTGGAGCTTCAGAAGCGGTGGGGCCATACTGGATGTCAACTTTGTGCTAACTAATCACtc includes:
- a CDS encoding hypothetical protein (CAZy:AA8; COG:E; EggNog:ENOG503NXKF) → MKTSLFAAAITALAAPVVFAQERDPTSEIYTDPSSNITFNTWSPTPFVTIGVALPPDALEADADEFVGLITCSDPAGWCGVSLGGGMVSNLLVLAYPSPSNPDEILTSLRWASDYGPPIEPYKGDAKLAQISSTLNATHYQVSFRCEKCLGEWRHGEEQQGGSFPSSGGFLLFGWCHALSAPFGEAECADKAEMSQHDSQGLFGATVTSFTLASSAEEYALWAGKATGGAVDGECVV
- a CDS encoding hypothetical protein (COG:S; EggNog:ENOG503P1TX) codes for the protein MTSPQDPHTKLYSHINGQTSDLLDRYAVSELCKGWPVYRDASEWQNYRDLFTAEGAYVWTTWSGPRTVDEFISISKAGKEKDVFIMHRECGTLVELGKDKTRAIGKMKATITHRFKFSPQHSNGTHAASNGSNGTTGTHPHDAAKAEGEYEFDVDCDCRFIFFVEKNASTNNEWKTRYVKLFYEKDKVVTVDGFTAPRFSKAELERIPKGYKYLGAAQARLGYEIDLDLPTASGELWDRMYGEMEKWLEGGKVDLFWEGKQ
- a CDS encoding hypothetical protein (EggNog:ENOG503P4R6; COG:O) — encoded protein: MADQVKHISSHQEFDNLLASNKYVIADFHADWCGPCKLINPHFSKMASTFSIPGFLAFAKVNVDHVQSVAQKYSVAAMPTFLFFKEGNQVAVNGQAMIQGANLPSLNLAVEKMGKLAKEKAAAAAAAE
- a CDS encoding hypothetical protein (EggNog:ENOG503P4MB; COG:S); the protein is MLTRLLTIGHMALIIFHLQFSACHPLTSGPRYEARGVTTSHRYPTRELAGITVIDTSLVRSAQAFALAHSSSTTYNHVMRSWLFGALMVRTTQLYNERLILRSKPCQPCCTILAGTKPHRPLSYPPTDASK
- a CDS encoding hypothetical protein (EggNog:ENOG503P9B6): MERERQYLRPRVGGTVTPGSDTRLNSRPAEWPEWEGQQGRGDQQQQQQQQQQQPKSILRKSARPSTRPRRNSDTSVTSSNIPGVGAGSDSELGVRPSPRAHHISAASTPTASPTASPMLSPSLPSASTSILPRKVLKAKFPGVPAERQGTVNLRPSRASSSTSNLPPSYHGPPPSVARNVLSPQFMPDNNRQLVHSGHHEARQEHYDRPDRRDYRSDPDPETESVSSTSELSSTTEATTVISESSESCESDVTTTEANTLANTGTRTPSVRFTPSVIGSSSSVVSSVAPSKNAPPPPSRKVVRHRVGGPQPRLTSSADRSLTGGGRIKLLPSSAPPVDTRYQWDLEQRQQDLERNMMHRIEQLEAETRALRESEAKLKMDLEDSAAQISATMREKSMAEGERDLARNERAALEREREREREQERRSRDELLSKLDAQKAIIDEFRSNSDLTKGILDEVEKERDVERTDKVELYGKLEATKQVMDEFRNTMDLQRVMIMEAEQSRDDIREIKDKLEVRVQDLERELEKLHIDRKEHEDLLSQQIVALDVRNSALLEQRDNRDKEIAELTAMRDAMKEETEALKVRVSDLTAEKLAAEEEQQNIKIKASGELQEVRRAAEEEQQRITEAAEEEQQRITKAAEEEQQRIAQAAEEERRRITQAAEEAEQALRTTFAADREALQKEIDEGQQPLRARIEELEKERDALEAAKAALEQERSDLQSALNTANEEIAALKAQVKELTLSGSEQATKISALEEELASTQTEVSSLKARIDGLESDKLGLQQKLLDLQVDLGGKQIQIEALTTDLAGSKEANISLASQKIEVANHLNTVQEYLVAASAEIAQLKTEKDTIQAEADKVAGLMSSKAALEDKVVDLEGKISTLESRIAVLQAEADKIPGLTGEKEEALCQISQLEGRSVDLQVRIGELQAELYARTTELEGKLAQVQSEADKVPTIEAAKIVLGGKVLELQAKVVELQTELAKDPDAVAAALRVELEIKSQEITRRVGEITALTESNSALSAELGATKQQLETLHSSYNSITESYNQATEQIIELQHKVEKLTPSSRRSSRSRNASPQKKDKEKDREKDKESSSSKKDKQRELVVVRNPGDRGGALSVMLQIAAAI